One window of the Chryseobacterium camelliae genome contains the following:
- a CDS encoding DUF4013 domain-containing protein yields MMQLYKKRDFGSFISDTFSFFKQYGRNYFRNYMLLNGLLLILMVVVIVFGFREFFGVLFGSNISGQSYYFEEYFQNNLAVFIVIGIFLALLSTALMTINFLFPVFYMKRVSQGQEKIGTDDLMTDFKTNIKKVMILYAGLNFLVMPVALVIFMISYALILIFIGLILLLFIVPTLVNVINFLCFDYFNSNKGFFESLSYAVRSQFSYRNGRESSPYWKYWGATLIMAIICQVIISIFTAIPMVIFFIKLTTTASNADFEQNPAENGLGIIFFVIYGISMLMSLLLMNMQYVNSGLMYYDSRTDLHQKTELAEIETIGTHE; encoded by the coding sequence ATGATGCAGTTGTATAAAAAAAGGGACTTCGGATCCTTCATCAGTGATACTTTCAGTTTCTTCAAACAATATGGGAGAAACTATTTCAGGAATTACATGCTTCTGAACGGCCTGCTTCTTATCCTGATGGTCGTGGTCATTGTTTTCGGGTTCCGGGAATTCTTCGGGGTCCTGTTCGGTTCAAACATCAGCGGTCAGAGTTATTATTTTGAGGAATATTTTCAGAATAACCTGGCGGTATTCATTGTCATCGGAATTTTCCTGGCGCTGCTTTCCACAGCTTTGATGACCATTAACTTCCTCTTTCCTGTGTTTTATATGAAACGGGTTTCGCAGGGGCAGGAAAAAATCGGGACGGATGATCTGATGACTGATTTTAAAACCAATATAAAAAAGGTTATGATCCTGTATGCAGGACTTAACTTTCTGGTCATGCCTGTAGCTTTAGTGATCTTCATGATATCCTATGCATTGATCCTGATTTTTATAGGATTGATTCTTTTGCTTTTCATTGTACCGACCCTGGTGAATGTCATTAATTTTCTATGTTTCGATTATTTTAACAGTAACAAGGGGTTCTTTGAGAGTCTGAGCTATGCTGTCCGGTCACAGTTTTCTTACCGCAACGGCAGGGAGAGCTCTCCATACTGGAAGTACTGGGGTGCCACGCTGATTATGGCAATCATTTGCCAGGTGATCATCAGTATTTTTACGGCCATACCTATGGTCATCTTTTTCATAAAATTAACCACCACAGCTTCCAATGCTGATTTTGAACAGAATCCTGCGGAAAACGGATTGGGCATCATATTTTTTGTCATTTATGGGATATCCATGCTGATGTCTTTGCTGCTGATGAATATGCAGTATGTAAATTCCGGACTGATGTATTATGACAGCAGGACAGATCTGCATCAGAAAACAGAGCTCGCAGAAATTGAAACTATCGGAACCCATGAATAA
- a CDS encoding DUF4129 domain-containing protein has protein sequence MNKVLICLLVYCFSGYISAQERDSMPPPAEAYVDSMSTGHYKNMNLADSVLAKNPVTENTLYPKKFRANLQQRYKGGEFDYSTTKPRESFWQKLMNKIYRILQGIFGQKVFSGSANIAGILIRLFAIILVGLLLYFIIRYILVKNGGFFFSRKNRRIQINQEELHENIHEINFPKSIADFEAAGDFRSAIRYQFLFALKKLSDKKLIVWNPEKTNKDYVSELKAPHIKSDFSALSYVFDYVWYGEFSIDQDSYMKFRQQYQSFNP, from the coding sequence ATGAATAAAGTCCTGATCTGCCTGCTGGTTTATTGCTTTTCCGGGTATATTTCTGCTCAGGAACGGGACAGCATGCCGCCGCCCGCAGAAGCCTATGTGGATTCAATGAGCACGGGGCATTACAAGAATATGAACCTGGCAGATTCTGTACTCGCAAAGAACCCTGTTACGGAAAATACGCTATACCCGAAAAAATTCCGGGCCAATCTTCAGCAACGATACAAAGGAGGTGAATTTGATTATTCCACAACGAAGCCCAGAGAATCATTCTGGCAGAAACTGATGAATAAGATTTACAGGATCCTGCAGGGGATCTTCGGGCAAAAGGTATTCTCCGGCTCTGCCAATATAGCGGGGATCCTGATACGCCTTTTTGCGATCATCCTGGTGGGGCTTCTGCTGTACTTTATTATCCGGTACATCCTGGTAAAGAACGGGGGCTTTTTCTTCAGCAGGAAAAACCGCAGGATTCAGATCAACCAGGAAGAGCTTCATGAGAACATTCATGAAATCAATTTTCCTAAGAGTATCGCCGACTTTGAAGCAGCAGGTGATTTCCGTTCTGCCATCCGGTACCAGTTCCTTTTTGCCCTGAAAAAGCTGAGTGATAAAAAACTGATTGTCTGGAATCCGGAGAAGACCAATAAAGATTATGTCTCGGAGCTCAAAGCACCTCATATTAAAAGCGATTTCTCTGCGCTTTCATATGTTTTTGACTATGTATGGTACGGTGAATTCAGTATTGATCAGGATAGCTATATGAAATTCCGGCAACAGTACCAGTCATTTAATCCGTAA
- a CDS encoding DUF4350 domain-containing protein has product MNKTFKIYAYIFIIIMVILALFEVNKKETTDWRKNFDVNKKSPFGLFVFGKEAKGLFGNDLKKIEETPYDYYNEHTKGGHNILVIEKSIDAESWKAILDQVSAGADAMLIVSEMPKEISDSIGFYDSQLSFEEQNVLKLTDKGYQNDFIKLDKFPSGKGFTYIKPGVEVLGKTVEKNNSDQVNFIKAKFGKGTVYVHCEPLFLTNYYLLKRGNTKYAEDVLSYLKDRETVWFIESSAGGKSQFFMRFILSNPALKYAWWVFLGGMLLFILFNAKRKQRIVPVIETLKNTSVDFIRSIGNLYLQEGDFHDMMGKKAQYFLNRVRMDLLIDTQHLDEEFIKKLQLKTGKPIEMIQEAVALIKKAQDPYAAVMNEDLGKMNALLDKILK; this is encoded by the coding sequence ATGAACAAAACTTTCAAAATATATGCTTATATCTTCATCATTATCATGGTGATTCTGGCATTGTTTGAAGTCAATAAAAAAGAAACGACAGACTGGCGTAAAAACTTTGATGTCAATAAAAAATCACCGTTCGGGCTTTTTGTATTCGGTAAAGAAGCCAAAGGACTATTCGGAAATGATTTAAAAAAAATAGAAGAGACCCCGTATGATTATTATAATGAGCATACAAAAGGCGGTCATAATATCCTGGTCATAGAAAAAAGTATAGATGCCGAATCCTGGAAAGCAATCCTGGACCAGGTAAGTGCAGGAGCCGATGCTATGCTGATTGTAAGTGAAATGCCAAAGGAAATATCAGACAGTATCGGGTTTTATGATTCGCAATTGTCTTTCGAAGAACAGAACGTACTTAAACTTACAGATAAGGGCTATCAGAATGATTTCATAAAGCTGGATAAGTTTCCTTCCGGTAAAGGCTTTACCTATATAAAACCCGGTGTTGAAGTCCTTGGGAAAACGGTTGAGAAGAACAATTCTGATCAGGTTAATTTCATTAAGGCTAAATTTGGGAAAGGTACTGTATATGTTCACTGTGAACCACTGTTCCTGACCAACTATTACCTTTTGAAAAGAGGGAATACCAAATATGCTGAAGATGTGCTCTCTTATCTTAAAGACCGTGAAACGGTTTGGTTTATTGAAAGCAGTGCCGGCGGAAAATCGCAGTTTTTTATGCGGTTCATCCTCTCTAACCCTGCACTGAAATATGCATGGTGGGTATTCCTGGGCGGAATGCTGCTGTTCATCTTATTTAATGCAAAAAGGAAGCAGCGGATTGTCCCGGTAATAGAAACGCTGAAGAATACGTCCGTTGACTTTATCAGGAGCATCGGAAACCTGTATCTTCAGGAAGGTGATTTCCACGATATGATGGGCAAGAAAGCGCAGTATTTCCTGAACCGGGTGCGCATGGACCTGCTGATTGATACCCAGCACCTGGATGAGGAGTTCATAAAAAAGCTCCAGCTGAAAACCGGGAAGCCGATAGAAATGATTCAGGAAGCTGTTGCGCTGATTAAAAAGGCGCAGGACCCCTATGCTGCCGTGATGAATGAAGACCTTGGTAAAATGAATGCGCTTCTGGATAAGATTTTAAAATAA
- a CDS encoding AAA family ATPase gives MDNIENLNPESGQPALPDNNENQFETRIDMIELRASLEKVKHEISKVIVGQESMIEHLLAALLSNGHVLIEGVPGVAKTITAKLLAKTIDVGFSRIQFTPDLMPSDILGTSVFNVKTSEFEFKQGPVFSNFILIDEINRSPAKTQAALFEVMEERQITMDGTRYPMEEPFLVVATQNPIEHEGTYRLPEAQLDRFLFKINVSYPDLQQEIEIIRNQHENRAEDKTEAVNRVISAGQLKNYQKLVKEIIVESQLIEYIAKITVNTRENQFLYLGASPRASLALLTASKAFAALRGRDFVTPEDIKEASYAVLRHRVIVSPEREMEGLTADEIIRQILEGIEIPR, from the coding sequence ATGGACAATATTGAAAACCTGAATCCGGAATCCGGGCAGCCTGCCTTACCGGATAATAATGAAAATCAGTTTGAGACAAGAATTGATATGATCGAACTTCGGGCAAGCCTGGAGAAAGTGAAACATGAAATTTCCAAAGTGATTGTCGGGCAGGAGAGTATGATTGAACACCTCCTTGCAGCATTGCTGTCTAACGGGCACGTACTTATTGAGGGCGTTCCTGGAGTAGCCAAAACCATCACGGCTAAATTGCTGGCCAAAACTATTGATGTGGGATTCAGCAGGATCCAGTTTACTCCGGACCTCATGCCTTCCGATATTCTGGGAACCTCGGTATTCAATGTTAAAACTTCTGAATTTGAATTCAAGCAGGGTCCTGTTTTTTCAAATTTTATCCTGATTGACGAGATCAACCGGTCTCCGGCAAAAACGCAGGCAGCACTGTTTGAGGTGATGGAAGAAAGACAGATTACAATGGACGGAACCCGTTATCCGATGGAAGAGCCTTTCCTGGTTGTAGCCACACAGAACCCTATTGAACATGAGGGAACCTACAGGCTTCCGGAAGCGCAGCTGGATCGTTTCCTGTTTAAAATTAATGTCAGTTACCCGGATCTTCAGCAGGAAATAGAGATCATCAGGAACCAGCACGAAAACAGGGCTGAAGACAAGACCGAAGCGGTAAACCGGGTTATTTCAGCCGGACAGCTGAAAAACTACCAGAAACTGGTGAAGGAAATCATTGTAGAGTCCCAGCTGATAGAATATATTGCTAAAATTACCGTCAACACGAGAGAAAATCAATTCCTGTATCTGGGAGCATCACCTAGAGCAAGTTTGGCATTGCTCACCGCGTCAAAAGCATTTGCTGCGCTAAGAGGAAGGGATTTTGTAACTCCGGAAGATATTAAAGAAGCCAGCTACGCTGTGCTGAGGCACAGAGTGATTGTATCGCCGGAAAGAGAAATGGAAGGGCTCACCGCTGATGAAATTATAAGGCAAATTCTAGAGGGAATTGAAATTCCAAGATAA
- a CDS encoding DUF58 domain-containing protein gives MKNLYINTRFFFALIGVGILYVFAFFFPFLMWVAHILLLLCFFTAMVEYLLLFNAKNGISAQRILPEKLSNGDENPVKVDIRNNYDFTLNVRVIDEIPFQFQKRDFLIEKQIEPGRNTYFQYILEPKERGEYSFGNLNIYASSPVGFISKRFTFQKDALLPAYPSFIHLRKYELMALQSEFLLGGIKRIRKLGHTMEFEQIKEYVPGDDIRTINWKATSKTNRLMVNQFQDEKSQRIFMLIDTGRTMKMPFKGLSLLDYSINATMALSHIILKKGDRAGMMTFSKKTENKIAADNKSGQLRKISEALYNIKTDFFESDFSRLYQDVKYTLNQRSLILLFTNFETLDGLNRQMKYLRGIARNHLLVVVFFKNAELQTLLNGNPENMQEIYDEIVAEKFEFEKKLIIQELRKYGIYTVYTLPENLNVDVINKYLEIKARGIL, from the coding sequence ATGAAAAACCTTTATATCAATACACGTTTTTTTTTCGCGCTCATCGGAGTGGGGATCCTGTATGTTTTTGCATTTTTCTTTCCGTTTTTAATGTGGGTGGCACATATACTTCTCTTGCTCTGCTTTTTTACGGCTATGGTAGAATACCTTCTGCTGTTTAATGCAAAAAATGGAATCTCAGCCCAAAGGATCCTTCCGGAAAAACTTTCCAATGGCGATGAGAATCCTGTGAAAGTGGACATCAGGAACAACTACGATTTTACACTTAATGTCAGGGTGATTGATGAAATCCCATTTCAGTTCCAGAAAAGGGATTTCCTGATTGAAAAGCAGATTGAGCCCGGCAGGAATACGTATTTCCAGTATATTCTTGAACCCAAGGAAAGAGGAGAATACAGCTTCGGAAACCTGAATATTTATGCTTCATCACCGGTAGGCTTTATTTCCAAACGGTTTACATTCCAGAAAGATGCTTTATTGCCTGCCTATCCTTCATTCATCCATCTCAGAAAATATGAACTGATGGCCCTGCAAAGCGAATTTTTGCTGGGCGGGATCAAAAGGATCAGGAAGCTGGGGCATACCATGGAATTCGAGCAGATTAAAGAGTATGTTCCCGGGGATGATATCAGGACCATCAACTGGAAAGCCACATCAAAAACCAATCGTTTAATGGTCAACCAGTTTCAGGATGAAAAATCGCAGCGTATCTTTATGCTGATTGATACCGGAAGAACCATGAAGATGCCGTTTAAAGGACTGAGCCTGCTGGATTATTCCATCAATGCAACTATGGCTCTTTCACACATCATCCTTAAAAAAGGAGACCGCGCGGGAATGATGACCTTTTCCAAGAAAACGGAAAACAAGATTGCAGCCGACAACAAATCCGGACAGCTGAGAAAAATTTCAGAAGCGCTGTACAATATTAAAACCGATTTCTTTGAAAGTGATTTCAGCCGTTTGTACCAGGATGTCAAATACACACTGAATCAGAGGAGCCTGATCCTGCTTTTCACCAATTTTGAAACACTTGATGGCCTGAACCGGCAGATGAAATACCTCAGGGGAATTGCCCGGAACCATCTATTGGTTGTGGTTTTTTTCAAGAACGCAGAACTGCAGACTTTGCTGAACGGCAATCCTGAAAACATGCAGGAAATATACGATGAAATCGTAGCTGAGAAATTTGAGTTTGAAAAAAAACTGATTATTCAGGAACTCCGTAAATACGGAATTTACACGGTGTATACCTTACCAGAAAACCTGAATGTTGATGTCATCAACAAATACCTTGAGATAAAAGCGAGAGGAATTCTCTAA
- a CDS encoding OsmC family protein: MKITLNRINDEYLFQCINAQGNSILLDNTTQPGAKGVSPMESMLMAVAGCSGIDVVSILKKQRQEITGFSAEVEGERVVVDDAKPFKSIMVKFMLEGIIDPKKAFKAAELSFEKYCSVSKTLEPNVEISYEVFVNGEKV, encoded by the coding sequence ATGAAAATAACGCTGAACAGAATTAATGATGAGTACTTATTCCAGTGTATCAATGCCCAGGGAAATTCCATCCTGCTGGATAATACTACGCAACCCGGAGCTAAGGGTGTATCTCCCATGGAAAGCATGCTGATGGCTGTGGCGGGCTGCAGCGGCATTGATGTGGTTTCTATTCTGAAGAAACAGAGACAGGAAATTACCGGCTTTTCTGCTGAAGTAGAAGGGGAAAGGGTTGTAGTAGACGATGCAAAACCTTTTAAGTCCATTATGGTTAAATTCATGCTGGAAGGTATCATTGATCCTAAAAAAGCGTTTAAAGCAGCGGAACTGTCATTTGAAAAGTACTGTTCAGTCTCCAAAACTCTGGAACCCAATGTAGAGATCAGTTATGAAGTATTCGTCAACGGAGAGAAAGTCTGA
- a CDS encoding T9SS type A sorting domain-containing protein, translating to MKGKLFPIAGIALLSLAFTSAQAQQYQTVPLSGFNADVIANGVGSSATSTNSDVDGVNYAFVSKDFQLTASSATLTYGLPTNGLINSAAASPAGLNYQLASYSGNNSLRLLNIGDNGTLTFTTPKAAVNLYMLATSGSGDSQVDVVVNFSDATIQTFSGIDISDWYGGSNFAIQGIGRIKKTTDGLEADTSNPRLYQIPLAISAANQSKTIQSVKVTKVNPQPSGTTVGNIPNIFAFSADVYNSCPTPTNVTSTTTTGGATINWTAPSSAPASGYQYYMSTSATAPTAATAPTGSTAAGVTSVTLNSLTTGQTYYFWVRSNCGSTQSYWTMTQFTPGQVSATYTAGDISTLFASAASITTTSTTTCPGTLTISIPSGYKIKSTDVSYKMSTVSNGYMEEQRSILACTTNNTTEASITSGSGGSTGTYSYNRTGLTMANNLTGNVTFELRAWRTYGSSGCTVTHNKVDNNTFKITVTLEPLQLATSEVKASAKELIAYPNPFVDAVTIEKANDVRAATITDLSGITVRTIEKPASTVHLGDLKTGVYILTLTMKDGSVKSSKMIKK from the coding sequence ATGAAAGGAAAACTATTCCCTATTGCGGGCATCGCTCTTTTAAGCCTTGCCTTCACTTCTGCCCAGGCACAACAATACCAGACTGTACCCTTAAGCGGGTTCAATGCTGATGTAATTGCTAATGGCGTAGGATCGTCTGCTACTTCTACTAACAGTGATGTAGATGGTGTAAATTATGCATTCGTTTCCAAGGATTTTCAATTGACAGCGTCCAGTGCAACACTTACTTACGGGCTTCCTACTAACGGGCTGATTAATTCCGCAGCCGCATCACCGGCAGGATTGAACTATCAACTGGCTTCTTACAGCGGAAACAACTCATTAAGACTATTGAATATAGGTGATAACGGTACTTTAACATTCACAACCCCTAAGGCAGCTGTAAACCTTTATATGCTGGCTACATCCGGAAGCGGTGATAGTCAGGTAGATGTAGTGGTTAATTTTTCTGACGCTACGATACAGACTTTTTCAGGAATAGATATTTCAGACTGGTACGGAGGCAGCAATTTTGCCATCCAGGGTATCGGAAGGATTAAAAAGACGACAGACGGTTTAGAAGCTGACACATCCAATCCCAGGCTGTATCAGATTCCTCTGGCGATAAGCGCGGCTAACCAGTCAAAGACCATTCAGAGTGTTAAGGTGACGAAAGTAAACCCGCAGCCCTCTGGTACTACTGTAGGAAATATCCCTAACATTTTTGCGTTCTCGGCAGATGTATACAATTCCTGCCCAACGCCTACCAACGTAACTTCCACAACGACGACCGGCGGTGCTACCATCAACTGGACTGCTCCTTCAAGCGCTCCTGCTTCAGGGTATCAGTATTATATGAGTACTTCAGCTACCGCTCCTACCGCTGCTACCGCCCCTACAGGAAGTACGGCAGCAGGAGTTACCTCAGTTACGTTAAACAGTTTGACTACGGGACAGACGTATTATTTCTGGGTACGCTCAAACTGCGGGTCTACACAGAGCTACTGGACAATGACCCAGTTTACACCCGGACAAGTATCCGCAACTTATACTGCAGGGGATATCAGTACGTTATTTGCCAGCGCTGCATCGATTACCACTACATCCACTACTACCTGTCCGGGAACCCTGACCATCAGCATTCCTTCAGGATATAAGATTAAATCTACCGATGTTTCTTATAAAATGTCAACCGTATCTAACGGATACATGGAAGAACAGAGAAGTATTTTGGCATGTACAACCAACAATACAACGGAAGCGTCTATTACGTCCGGATCAGGAGGTTCTACAGGAACTTATTCTTATAACAGGACCGGACTTACAATGGCCAATAACCTTACCGGTAATGTAACATTTGAACTGAGAGCATGGAGAACTTATGGAAGCTCAGGCTGTACTGTTACGCACAACAAAGTAGACAACAATACTTTTAAAATTACCGTAACTCTTGAGCCTTTGCAATTAGCGACCAGTGAAGTTAAGGCCTCTGCCAAAGAACTTATTGCTTATCCTAACCCATTTGTGGATGCGGTTACCATTGAGAAAGCCAATGATGTGAGAGCAGCAACGATTACTGATCTTTCCGGCATTACAGTGAGAACCATAGAAAAACCAGCTTCTACAGTACATTTAGGAGATCTGAAAACAGGTGTTTACATCCTGACTTTAACCATGAAGGACGGCTCTGTAAAAAGCTCAAAAATGATCAAAAAATAA